From Kwoniella dendrophila CBS 6074 chromosome 11, complete sequence, a single genomic window includes:
- a CDS encoding SBDS family rRNA metabolism protein: MNKQPGTQIKLTNVSIVRMKKGGKRFEIACYQNKVSEFRSGVETDLSEILQIEQIFTNVPKGLVAKKDDWTKCFQTDDLNKAIEEILRKGELQINNLERTHQLSSLSREIATLVSEMTVDPNTNRKHTVGMIEKTMSEIGFSVKSDKPAKPQALELIKKLSTEENTTLPIRRSRMRIRITMSNKDAKKIKDQLLKEVDEVEEDLMDMDWEAIVQISPGAFRTITDLVNNETKGKGRVEVMGNV; the protein is encoded by the exons ATGAATAAACAACCTGGAACACAGATCAA ACTTACAAATGTTAGTATAGTTCGGATGAAGAAGGGTGGAAAGAGATTTGAG ATCGCATGTTATCAAAATAAAGTATCAGAATTCCGATCAGGAGT AGAAACCGATTTATCAGAAATCTTACAGATAGAACAGATATTTACCAATGTACCAAAAGGTTTAgtagctaaaaaagatgattggaCGAAATGTTTTCAGACGGATGATTTGAACAAGGCAATTGAGGAG ATATTGcgtaaaggtgaattacaaatcaacaatttaGAAAGAACAcatcaattatcatcattatcaagagAAATAGCAACATTAGTCTCAGAAATGACAGTTGATCCAAATACGAATCGTAAACATACAGTTGGAATGATTGAAAAAACAATGTCAGAAATTGGATTTTCAGttaaatctgataaacctGCAAAACCACAAGCTTTAGAATTAATTAAAAAGTTGTCCACTGAAGAAAACACTACTTTACCTataagaagatcaagaatgaGAATTAGAATTACAATGTCAAATAAAGATGCTAAAAAAATTAAAGATCAATTGttaaaagaagttgatgaagttgaagaagatttaatgGATATGGATTGGGAAGCT ATCGTCCAAATAAGTCCTGGTGCATTCCGAACAATAACAGATTTGGTGAATAACGaaacaaaaggaaaaggtcGAGTGGAAGTTATGGGTAATGTATAG